GGTGCCGTCGCTCAGCAGGTCCTCGAGCTGGATGTGGGGAGGCAGGAACATGGCGATGCCGATGACGGACGTGACCACGAGCATCGGGCCGACAACGAGCAGCGACGTGGTGATGGCCTCGTGGAGTATCGCCTGTACGGTGGAGAGGTTCAAGATGCGTTCACCATGTAGTCCTTGTGGCCCGCGAGCCGCTCTCGCAGCTTGCCGAGGGAACGGGTGTGCAGCTGCGACACGCGGGGCTCGGAGACACCGAGCACCGAGGCCACCTCCTTGCAGGTGAGTCCTTCGTAGTGGTACAGGTACACCACCTGCCGCTCGCGATCGCTCAGCTGCTCGATGGCGTCCTTGAGGATGGCGGAGCGCTCGAGACGAGACACCTCGTCGACCACGTTCTGACGCTCATCCGGAAGGGTCTCGCCCAGCAGGGTCTCGGCGTTGTTCGTGAGGCGCTTGAGATCTTCGAACGACGTGACGTACGAGCCGTTGAGCTGGGTCATGACGTCGTCGAGGGCCGTGACCTTCATGTTGAGGCTCGTGGCGAGCTCTTCGCGGGTGGGGGTGCGACCGAGAGACTGTGTGAGCTCGACCGTGCGCTGCTCCACCGCGCGGCTCTGGCGGCGCACGCTGCGCGGCACCCAGTCGAGGTTCCGCAGGCCGTCGAGGATGGCGCCGCGGATGCGCAGGGTCGCGTAGGTCTTGAACTGCACCTTGCGCGCCGCGTCGAACTTCTCGAAGGCGTCGAGAAGACCGATGGTGCCGTCGCTCAGCAGGTCCTCGAGCTGGATGTGGGGAGGCAGGAACATGGCGATGCGTCCCGCCACGTGCTTCACCAGCGGCGCGTATTCTCGCATGAGCTCTTCCTGGACCTGAGGGGCGGATGTCTGCAGCGCGTTCACGGGCCTTCTCCCTGCTTGTTGTTGGTGCTCGCGCACACGAGGGTCACGACAGCGGCGGCATCGTGCCGGGCATCTCGGCGTCGATCTGGCCGGTCTGCGGAGGCACACCACCTGACTCGAGAGCGCCGACCACCATCTGCAGCACCCGTCCGACGCCGAATCCCAGAATCGATGCCAGCAGCATCGACCAGACCGCGCTCTCGAGCAGGGTTGCATAGGCGGTGCCATCTTGATAGCGCACGGCGATGACGGCGCAGAAGGTCACGATGCCGAGCGTTCTTGCCCACCACAGGGGAGAGATCGCGTTCATCGCACCTGCCTGCCTCATCTCCGGCACCTGCCGGTGCTGTCGCCGCTTCAGGCCTCGAGACGTCACCCTTCCTCCGGAGGGGAGTTCAGGTCGCGCCGTCGAGGTTCGTCACGTCGACTCGTGCATTACATTGCCTCTTGGTTCTCGGAACACTTTCGGCCCGCAAAAGTTTTTTTTCCTCCTGTT
The window above is part of the Pseudomonadota bacterium genome. Proteins encoded here:
- a CDS encoding FliA/WhiG family RNA polymerase sigma factor, producing the protein MAPPMQPCSRARSGRCCWHRFWDSASDGCCRWWSALSSQVVCLRRPARSTPRCPARCRRCRDPRVREHQQQAGRRPVNALQTSAPQVQEELMREYAPLVKHVAGRIAMFLPPHIQLEDLLSDGTIGLLDAFEKFDAARKVQFKTYATLRIRGAILDGLRNLDWVPRSVRRQSRAVEQRTVELTQSLGRTPTREELATSLNMKVTALDDVMTQLNGSYVTSFEDLKRLTNNAETLLGETLPDERQNVVDEVSRLERSAILKDAIEQLSDRERQVVYLYHYEGLTCKEVASVLGVSEPRVSQLHTRSLGKLRERLAGHKDYMVNAS